One genomic window of Numida meleagris isolate 19003 breed g44 Domestic line chromosome 1, NumMel1.0, whole genome shotgun sequence includes the following:
- the P3H3 gene encoding prolyl 3-hydroxylase 3: MASLLCLLLLLPAAAGFSTSPAAGRLVPYDLLYADGVRAYFARDWGRAAELLQRALHSYAGLRAARRACRAACRREAAFLGVPPAAGPWEAALFDRVLQRADCLQHCLGSRLGAAPSAHRASLVIQRDFERREPYNYLQVAFFQLKKLDQAVSAAHTFFVANPQHLQMREDMEKYRRMSGVKSDNFRDLEAAPHWEAYEAGVQHYNADEYLQAVDRLEESLREALSALEECRALCEGPLEDEEVEEDLQPGLYEAIAAHYIQVLKCRQQCVLEIATKPGWISATEDFIPSHLDLLQFAYDQVGNQALAAECAASYLLFYPTDEPVLEKMKQYRTELGEDTAVTARENIRRYVQRSLMEKKLIYYAVEHLGGTFNDPDLWTPDELIPENLKQKYREDQEKQKQETLHMGEREKRGSLPFEGVTVTMDSQQMNGTQRVVFDRVLTESECKDLLRLTKAARGTGDGYRARRSPHTPHERFEGLTVLKAVQLAQNGDVDWRDVKLLLQASEKSRKIIESYFTPGKKLHFSFTHLVCRTAVEEEQEGRLDLSHPVHADNCLLDPEGKECWKEPPAYVYRDYSGILYLNDDFRGGSLFFTEMDAVTVTAKVHPKCGRLVAFSSGKENPHGVRAVSQGRRCAIALWYTHSAEHAEQERVKAEELMEQRAAEQNKPDGEEYQGADHSSRSSPEPLVPNGRARPTRQMHKPASERTQHPKELRARDEF; the protein is encoded by the exons ATGGCCTcgctcctctgcctcctcctcctcctccccgccgccgccggaTTCTCCACGTCCCCGGCCGCGGGCCGCCTGGTGCCCTACGACCTGCTGTACGCCGACGGCGTGCGGGCGTACTTCGCCCGGGACTGGGGGCGGGCGGCCGAGCTGCTGCAGCGCGCCCTGCACAGCTacgcggggctgcgggcggcccGCCGCGCCTGCCGGGCTGCCTGCCGCCGAGAGGCCGCCTTCCTCGGCGTGCCGCCGGCCGCCGGGCCCTGGGAGGCGGCCCTCTTCGACCGGGTGCTGCAGCGCGCCgactgcctgcagcactgcctggggagCCGGCTGGGCGCCGCGCCCTCCGCGCACCGCGCCAGCCTGGTCATCCAGCGGGACTTCGAGCGGAGGGAGCCCTACAACTACCTCCAGGTGGCCTTCTTCCAG ctgaagaaactggACCAGGCAGTGTCTGCTGCTCACACGTTCTTTGTCGCCAATCCCCAACACCTCCAGATGCGTGAGGACATGGAGAAATACCGGCGTATGTCAGGGGTGAAGTCGGACAACTTCCGAGACCTGGAGGCTGCACCACACTGG GAAGCGTATGAGGCCGGTGTGCAGCACTACAATGCAGATGAGTACCTGCAGGCTGTGGACAGACTGGAGGAGTCACTCAGAGAGGCACTGTCTGCACTTGAAGAGTGCCGTGCTCTGTGTGAAGGGCCGCTGGAGGATGAAGAGGTGGAGGAGGATTTGCAGCCTGGCCTGTATGAAGCCATTGCAG CCCATTATATTCAGGTGTTGaagtgcaggcagcagtgcgTCCTTGAAATTGCCACAAAGCCAGGATGGATTTCTGCCACAGAAGATTTCATACCATCTCATCTCGATTTACTGCAGTTTGCCTACGATCAAG TTGGGAACCAGGCACTGGCTGCTGAATGTGCTGCTTCCTACTTGCTCTTCTATCCCACTGATGAGCCAGTAttggagaaaatgaaacagtacCGCACAGAACTTGGAGAAGATACAGCTGTCACAGCAAGAGAG AATATTCGTCGTTATGTGCAGAGATCTCTGATGGAGAAGAAATTGATTTACTATGCCGTGGAGCATCTAGGAGGAACTTTCAATGACCCT GATCTTTGGACTCCGGATGAGCTGATTCCTGAAAACCTAAAGCAAAAATACAG AGAGGATCAGGAGAAGCAAAAGCAGGAAACTCTGCAtatgggagagagagagaagagag GTTCTTTGCCTTTTGAgggtgtcactgtcaccatggATTCCCAACAGATGAATGGAACCCAGAGGGTTGTGTTTGACAGAGTCCTGACAGAGTCTGAGTGTAAGGACTTGCTCCGGCTGACAAAG GCAGCAAGAGGAACAGGAGATGGCTACCGAGCAAGACGGTCCCCTCACACCCCACATGAGAGATTTGAAGGGTTAACGGTTCTGAAGGCCGTGCAG CTAGCCCAGAATGGGGACGTGGACTGGAGAGATGTCAAATTGCTTCTGCAGGCCAGTGAGAAATCAcggaaaatcatagaatcctatTTCACTCCaggaaagaaactgcatttctcaTTCACACACCTTGTGTGCCGCACAGCAGTAGAGG AAGAGCAGGAAGGTCGCCTGGATCTCAGTCATCCTGTCCATGCTGATAACTGTCTGTTGGATCCTGAGGGGAAAGAGTGCTGGAAAGAGCCACCTGCCTATGTCTACAGAGACTACAG TGGCATTCTCTACCTCAATGATGACTTCCGAggtgggagccttttcttcactgaaatggaTGCTGTGACTGTCACG GCTAAAGTGCATCCTAAGTGTGGGAGACTGGTAGCATTCAGCTCTGGCAAGGAGAATCCCCACGGCGTGCGAGCAGTGAGCCAAGGCAGGCGCTGTGCCATTGCTCTCTGGTACACACACTCCGCAGAGCACGCTGAGCAG GAGCGGGTGAAGGCAGAGGAGCTAATGGAGCAGAGAGCTGCGGAACAGAACAAGCCTGATGGAGAAGAATATCAGGGGGCTGATCACAGCAGCAGATCCTCCCCAGAACCTCTCGTTCCCAATGGCAGAGCCAGGCCCACGCGTCAGATGCACAAGCCTGCCTCGGAGAGGACGCAGCACCCCAAGGAGCTGCGGGCCAGAGATGAGTTCTAA
- the CD4 gene encoding T-cell surface glycoprotein CD4 isoform X1 translates to MEMERCGAAVSSLLAIVLVLQLGLIPIMAQQEEQQTGVAGKEVILSCKGINHHKDAFCTWKYKYKEDSYIIMRFSRTQILKGKAPMTHRSELNLSSKQLKVSDLSLDDAGIYICECYSQQVSIALHVFKLTISSNGHFLTSEDLKLTLMQNSSHSQPHLSISLFNNSNNIVKPEILQKEAPQKYILRLKQLEATDSGTWMCHIHSDSPSINQNISFDVKVLGFGEEHLGIMYTTVGNTVILSWHLNFRKIEWKEGFTGKLDWLPQGDKTIHELLDFSVTTRRELHETKTSNHSWFEIPERKTGSTIQVKVPKVQLNHSGKFQCQLEINGRRIQSMRALVVMQVSANPAGPLSRGGKMTLLCQASGPLPSNAHLLWERVNGTQKEMKKSKQHEAKVEVSVSTPGLWNCHLMEDSNRMISLNYTVEEARVWSSYTVIGAIIGASVLVIGLACLSIIVGMRWQRRRKRARRMAQAKQYLLEKKTCQCQHRMYK, encoded by the exons ATGGAGATGGAGAGGTGTGGAGCAGCGGTGAGCAGTCTGCTTGCCATCGTCTTGGTTCTGCAGCTCG GTCTGATCCCCATTATGGCTCAGCAAGAAGAACAACAGACTGGGGTTGCAGGAAAGGAGGTGATCCTGAGCTGTAAAGGCATAAATCATCACAAAGATGCGTTCTGTACTTGGAAGTACAAGTATAAAGAAGATTCTTATATTATTATGAGGTTTTCTAGAACACAGATTCTTAAAG GCAAAGCTCCAATGACTCATCGATCTGAATTGAACTTGAGCAGCAAACAGCTGAAGGTGTCAGACTTGAGCCTGGACGACGCTGGCATCTACATCTGTGAATGTTACTCTCAGCAAGTCAGTATCGCACTGCATGTCTTTAAAT tGACAATCTCTTCAAATGGGCACTTCCTCACAAGTGAAGACCTCAAGCTTACTTTAATGCAAAATTCATCCCATTCACAACCCCATCTCAGCATCAGCTTGTTTAACAATAGCAATAACATTGTGAAACCAGAAATTCTGCAAAAGGAGGCCCCCCAAAAGTACATACTGAGGCTAAAGCAACTGGAGGCTACAGACAGTGGAACCTGGATGTGTCACATTCATTCAGACTCTCCATCGATTAATCAGAACATCTCCTTTGATGTGAAGGTATTAG GTTTTGGGGAGGAACACTTGGGAATAATGTACACTACTGTTGGCAACACTGTGATCTTGTCATGGCATCTGAACTTCAGGAAGATAGAGTGGAAAGAAGGTTTCACAGGAAAACTGGATTGGTTACCACAGGGAGATAAAACCATTCATGAGCTGCTTGATTTCAGTGTCACAACACGGCGAGAGCTGCATGAAACTAAAACAAGCAACCACAGTTGGTTCGAGATACCTGAAAGGAAAACTGGCAGCACCATACAAGTGAAAGTCCCCAAAGTCCAGTTAAATCACTCTGGGAAGTTCCAATGTCAGCTGGAGATCAACGGTAGAAGAATACAAAGCATGAGAGCGCTAGTGGTGATGCAAG TCTCTGCTAACCCTGCTGGGCCACTCTCCAGAGGGGGCAAGATGACCCTGCTCTGCCAGGCGTCCGGTCCCCTGCCATCCAATGCCCATTTGCTCTGGGAACGTGTGAATGGGactcagaaggaaatgaagaagtCAAAACAGCATGAAGCAAAAGTGGAGGTGAGCGTCAGTACTCCAGGACTGTGGAACTGTCACCTCATGGAAGACAGTAACAGAATGATCAGCCTTAATTATACCGTAG aGGAAGCTCGTGTTTGGAGTAGCTACACAGTAATTGGAGCAATTATTGGAGCCAGTGTGTTGGTGATTGGCCTTGCATGCCTGAGCATAATCGTTGGTATGAGGTGGCAGCGGAGAAGG AAACGGGCAAGAAGGATGGCACAAGCAAAACAATACTTGCTGGAAAAGAAGACATGTCAGTGTCAACA ccGGATGTATAAGTAG
- the CD4 gene encoding T-cell surface glycoprotein CD4 isoform X2 has translation MEMERCGAAVSSLLAIVLVLQLGLIPIMAQQEEQQTGVAGKEVILSCKGINHHKDAFCTWKYKYKEDSYIIMRFSRTQILKGKAPMTHRSELNLSSKQLKVSDLSLDDAGIYICECYSQQVSIALHVFKLTISSNGHFLTSEDLKLTLMQNSSHSQPHLSISLFNNSNNIVKPEILQKEAPQKYILRLKQLEATDSGTWMCHIHSDSPSINQNISFDVKVLGFGEEHLGIMYTTVGNTVILSWHLNFRKIEWKEGFTGKLDWLPQGDKTIHELLDFSVTTRRELHETKTSNHSWFEIPERKTGSTIQVKVPKVQLNHSGKFQCQLEINGRRIQSMRALVVMQVSANPAGPLSRGGKMTLLCQASGPLPSNAHLLWERVNGTQKEMKKSKQHEAKVEVSVSTPGLWNCHLMEDSNRMISLNYTVEEARVWSSYTVIGAIIGASVLVIGLACLSIIVGMRWQRRRKRARRMAQAKQYLLEKKTCQCQQ, from the exons ATGGAGATGGAGAGGTGTGGAGCAGCGGTGAGCAGTCTGCTTGCCATCGTCTTGGTTCTGCAGCTCG GTCTGATCCCCATTATGGCTCAGCAAGAAGAACAACAGACTGGGGTTGCAGGAAAGGAGGTGATCCTGAGCTGTAAAGGCATAAATCATCACAAAGATGCGTTCTGTACTTGGAAGTACAAGTATAAAGAAGATTCTTATATTATTATGAGGTTTTCTAGAACACAGATTCTTAAAG GCAAAGCTCCAATGACTCATCGATCTGAATTGAACTTGAGCAGCAAACAGCTGAAGGTGTCAGACTTGAGCCTGGACGACGCTGGCATCTACATCTGTGAATGTTACTCTCAGCAAGTCAGTATCGCACTGCATGTCTTTAAAT tGACAATCTCTTCAAATGGGCACTTCCTCACAAGTGAAGACCTCAAGCTTACTTTAATGCAAAATTCATCCCATTCACAACCCCATCTCAGCATCAGCTTGTTTAACAATAGCAATAACATTGTGAAACCAGAAATTCTGCAAAAGGAGGCCCCCCAAAAGTACATACTGAGGCTAAAGCAACTGGAGGCTACAGACAGTGGAACCTGGATGTGTCACATTCATTCAGACTCTCCATCGATTAATCAGAACATCTCCTTTGATGTGAAGGTATTAG GTTTTGGGGAGGAACACTTGGGAATAATGTACACTACTGTTGGCAACACTGTGATCTTGTCATGGCATCTGAACTTCAGGAAGATAGAGTGGAAAGAAGGTTTCACAGGAAAACTGGATTGGTTACCACAGGGAGATAAAACCATTCATGAGCTGCTTGATTTCAGTGTCACAACACGGCGAGAGCTGCATGAAACTAAAACAAGCAACCACAGTTGGTTCGAGATACCTGAAAGGAAAACTGGCAGCACCATACAAGTGAAAGTCCCCAAAGTCCAGTTAAATCACTCTGGGAAGTTCCAATGTCAGCTGGAGATCAACGGTAGAAGAATACAAAGCATGAGAGCGCTAGTGGTGATGCAAG TCTCTGCTAACCCTGCTGGGCCACTCTCCAGAGGGGGCAAGATGACCCTGCTCTGCCAGGCGTCCGGTCCCCTGCCATCCAATGCCCATTTGCTCTGGGAACGTGTGAATGGGactcagaaggaaatgaagaagtCAAAACAGCATGAAGCAAAAGTGGAGGTGAGCGTCAGTACTCCAGGACTGTGGAACTGTCACCTCATGGAAGACAGTAACAGAATGATCAGCCTTAATTATACCGTAG aGGAAGCTCGTGTTTGGAGTAGCTACACAGTAATTGGAGCAATTATTGGAGCCAGTGTGTTGGTGATTGGCCTTGCATGCCTGAGCATAATCGTTGGTATGAGGTGGCAGCGGAGAAGG AAACGGGCAAGAAGGATGGCACAAGCAAAACAATACTTGCTGGAAAAGAAGACATGTCAGTGTCAACAGTAA
- the GPR162 gene encoding probable G-protein coupled receptor 162: MGDSESESTLHNNSLWWLACGMLALLANSWIILSITAKQQKHKPLELLLCFLAGTHILMAAVPLTTYAVVQLRRESSNYDWNESICKVFVSTYYTLALATCFTVASLSYHRMWMVRWPVNYRLSNAKKQALHAVMGIWMVSFILSTLPSIGWHNNGERYYARGCQFIVSKIGLGFGVCFSLLLLGGIVMGLVCVGITFYQTLWAHRRRRQCCHQRPEEASSCSSAHNTFNVPAIVVEDVRGKRRSSLDGSESAKTSLQMTNLISAIVFLYDTLTGVPILVVSFFSLRYDTAPTWMVLAVLWCSMVQTLLLPSFIWSCERYRADLRTIWEQCVAIMSEEDGDDDGVCDDYGDGRICKVRFDANGAAAVKRDSRDIKLLPMHHMLLPQDKVHYLQVPISRRMSHDETNIFSAHRSAPSFLHKWSSSDDIRISTLRKPGGPGFLPPQLHDYQHRRQPPEDELTSLRQFLEGGLVPRGSSSSACFFRDEITTFIDETPQPTPACSPRHSRLQLAACRDRRLSLGSREEESTDRPRCCSLAGSEAWHLQDEEQAPRERTPEACEAQALQDPKL; the protein is encoded by the exons ATGGGGGACTCTGAATCAGAGTCCACCTTGCACAACAATTCACTGTGGTGGCTGGCATGTGGGATGTTAGCCCTGCTGGCCAACTCTTGGATTATCCTCAGCATCACGGCCAAGCAACAGAAACACAAgcccctggagctgctgctgtgcttcctcGCTGGGACTCACATCCTCATGGCAGCGGTACCCCTCACTACCTACGCTGTGGTGCAGCTGCGGCGTGAGTCCTCCAACTATGACTGGAACGAGAGCATCTGTAAGGTCTTCGTGTCCACATACTACACCCTGGCACTGGCCACCTGCTTCACAGTGGCTTCCCTTTCCTACCACCGAATGTGGATGGTGAGGTGGCCAGTCAACTACCGGCTGAGCAACGCCAAGAAGCAGGCTCTGCACGCAGTCATGGGGATCTGGATGGTATCATTCATCCTCTCCACTCTGCCCTCCATCGGCTGGCACAACAACGGCGAGCGGTACTACGCTCGTGGCTGCCAGTTCATCGTCAGCAAGATAGGCCTGGGCTTTGGTGTCTGCTTTAGCCTCCTGCTCCTTGGAGGAATCGTCATGGGCTTGGTGTGTGTGGGGATCACCTTCTACCAGACCCTGTGGGCACACAGAAGGCGACGGCAGTGCTGCCATCAGAGGCCAGAGGAAGCATCGTCCTGCTCATCAGCACACAACACTTTCAATGTGCCAGCCATCGTGGTGGAGGATGTACGAGGCAAAAGGAGGTCCTCGCTGGATGGCTCCGAGTCAGCCAAGACCTCCTTGCAGATGACCAACCTCATCAGCGCTATTGTCTTCCTGTACGACACACTCACGGGGGTGCCCATCTTG GTTGTGAGCTTTTTTAGCCTGCGCTATGACACGGCACCCACTTGGATGGTCCTGGCTGTGCTCTGGTGCTCCATGGTGCAGACTCTGCTGCTCCCCTCTTTCATCTGGTCCTGCGAGCGCTACCGAGCAGATCTCCGCACCATCTGGGAGCAGTGTGTGGCTATCATGTCTGAGGAAGATGGAGATGATG ATGGTGTGTGCGACGATTATGGGGATGGCAGGATCTGCAAAGTGAGATTTGATGCCAACGGCGCTGCAGCTGTGAAGCGGGACTCCCGGGACATCAAACTGCTACCAATGCACCACATGTTGTTACCCCAGGACAAGGTGCATTATCTGCAG GTCCCTATCTCACGGAGGATGTCACATGATGAGACTAACATCTTCTCCGCCCACCGCTCCGCTCCATCCTTCCTACACAAATGGTCTTCATCTGACGACATCCGCATTTCCACCCTCCGCAAGcctggaggccctggcttcttgCCTCCTCAGCTGCATGACTACCAGCACCGCCGGCAGCCCCCAGAAGATGAGCTGACATCCCTACGGCAGTTTTTGGAGGGTGGGCTGGTGCCCCGGGGGTCCAGCTCCAGTGCCTGCTTCTTCCGAGATGAGATCACCACGTTCATCGATGAGACGCCGCAGCCCACCCCAGCCTGTAGCCCGCGGCACTCCCGTCTCCAACTTGCGGCATGCCGCGATCGCCGCCTCTCGCTTGgcagcagagaagaggagagCACCGACCGGCCACGGTGCTGCTCGCTGGCTGGCAGCGAGGCCTGGCATTTGCAGGATGAGGAGCAGGCACCGCGGGAAAGGACCCCTGAGGCCTGTGAGGCACAGGCCCTCCAGGATCCCAAATTATGA